One Candida dubliniensis CD36 chromosome 1, complete sequence genomic region harbors:
- a CDS encoding RAM signaling network component, putative (Similar to S. cerevisiae MOB2;~Similar to C. albicans MOB2) → MSFLNTIRGLGRGSKKNKKDLEPSNNSIYSHSNLSGNGLRRTQSPTKFSPSKLSSKGTPGSAQYTSSPTKRSRTGQSLQHQDSSSSLQYGHQSGSVSPSKRSSIQTTKTTIVNVDPPLFLCEPYVKTALVKGSFKTIVQLPKYVDYCEWLALNIFELFNHLNRFYGVIQEYTTPEAYPTMNAGPNTNYLWVNSSGQAVNLPACQYIEYVITWVTNKLNDQSVFPTKNGGAFPPNFIKDCKNISRQMFRIFAHIYHNHFDKIIHLSLEAHWNSFFAHFISFVKEFNLIDRTEMEPLLPLIENFEQQGKITQVGK, encoded by the coding sequence ATGTCTTTTTTAAATACTATACGTGGACTTGGAAGAGGAtccaagaaaaacaaaaaggaTTTAGAGCCGTCAAATAACTCCATATATTCTCATTCAAATCTATCTGGCAATGGTTTGAGACGAACACAATCTCCCACAAAGTTTTCCCcttcaaaattatcatcTAAAGGTACACCAGGTTCAGCTCAATATACGTCTTCTCCTACAAAGCGTAGCAGAACAGGTCAATCTTTACAGCACCAAGatctgctgctgctgcttcAATATGGACACCAACTGGGAAGTGTGCTGCCACTGAAGCGTTCTTCTATACAGACCACGAAAACTACAATTGTGAATGTTGATCCACCATTGTTTTTATGTGAACCTTATGTGAAAACTGCTTTGGTTAAGGGATCATTCAAGACAATTGTCCAACTTCCGAAATATGTGGATTATTGCGAATGGTTGGCgttaaatatttttgagCTTTTCAATCATTTGAACCGGTTCTATGGAGTTATTCAGGAATACACCACACCTGAAGCTTATCCAACAATGAATGCGGGACCAAACACAAACTATTTATGGGTTAACTCTTCTGGTCAAGCTGTTAACTTACCTGCATGCCAGTACATTGAGTATGTCATTACCTGGGTCACCAACAAGTTGAATGACCAAAGTGTATTCCCCACCAAAAATGGCGGAGCATTTCCACCCAATTTTATAAAAGACTGCAAGAATATTAGCAGACAGATGTTTAGAATATTTGCTCATATATACCACAATCATTTCGACAAAATAATCCATTTGTCTTTGGAGGCACACTGGAACTCATTTTTTGCTCATTTCATATCTTTTGTGAAGGAgttcaatttaattgatagaACCGAAATGGAACCATTGTTACCTTTGATAGAGAATTTCGAACAACAAGGAAAAATTACTCAAGTTGGGAAATAG
- a CDS encoding D-lactate dehydrogenase [cytochrome], mitochondrial precursor, putative (Similar to S. cerevisiae DLD1;~Similar to Kluyveromyces lactis DLD1;~Similar to C. albicans DLD1): MFTKFRPPVRQLTGVFRSYSVKSKVWLPPKTSRYLIIGVVFLGGGIAIGTHNGRSTNGKDFSTTPLSTLDSPVYATEHEFQTGLAKIANLVGADNISRDKRTLQSHNDSFFSTHHPPNPEVQAPGAIIYPNSTNEVSEILKIANKFRIPIVANSGLTSIEGQNIHTRGPYSISISFQRMNNILAFHPKDLDVVVQPGVCWQDLNEFLSSNPEGKHLMFGPDPGPGANIGGMVGTSASGTNAFKYGTMKENVVNLTVVLADGTVIKTRQRPRKSSAGYDLTRLFIGSEGTLGLVTEATVKLHVRPKYELVSVACFSTIKEVAEMASDVIAQGVSPNAMEILDETMIKFVNESTSKKQLESPTLFFKLGGSTKDSILEQSKMIQNIGWKHKMLDFKTSSSEEENDELWSARRNGFWSTFEYGKKILHDANDVQGWGTDIAVPISQLAKVISQTNDDLISSGFNKKFSIMGHIGDGNCHFLILYNSPDYYKVKVLVDRMVNRAIEASGTCSGEHGIGVGKRRYLATELGETAVDLARTIKLSLDPNRILNPDKIFMIDPQDDLDNQLDEGSLLNNTSSGCNHQH; this comes from the coding sequence ATGTTTACCAAGTTCAGGCCACCAGTACGGCAATTGACAGGGGTTTTCAGAAGCTACAGCGTGAAATCAAAAGTGTGGTTGCCACCAAAGACCTCCCGATACTTAATAATTGGTGTAGTTTTTTTGGGAGGTGGAATTGCAATAGGAACTCACAATGGTCGCAGTACAAATGGGAAAGACTTTTCTACAACCCCTTTATCCACATTAGATTCCCCAGTATATGCTACTGAGCACGAGTTTCAAACTGGTTTAGCAAAGATTGCTAATCTTGTTGGTGCTGACAATATTTCAAGAGATAAAAGAACTTTACAATCACATAATGATTCATTCTTTTCAACGCACCATCCACCTAACCCTGAAGTCCAAGCTCCTGGGGCTATAATTTACCCCAATTCTACCAATGAAGTTTCtgaaattttgaagatTGCCAATAAGTTCCGAATTCCAATAGTTGCAAATTCCGGTCTAACGTCTATTGAGGGTCAGAACATTCATACTCGAGGACCTTATAGTATCTCCATATCGTTTCAAAGAATGAATAATATCCTCGCTTTCCATCCCAAAGATTtagatgttgttgttcagCCAGGTGTTTGTTGGCAGGATCTCAATGAGTTTTTAAGTTCTAATCCTGAAGGCAAGCACTTAATGTTTGGACCAGACCCTGGACCTGGGGCAAATATTGGTGGCATGGTTGGGACTAGCGCTTCTGGCACTAATGCTTTCAAATACGGAACTATGAAGGAAAATGTCGTGAATTTGACGGTAGTTTTAGCTGATGGCACGGTTATCAAAACTAGGCAAAGACCAAGAAAATCCAGTGCTGGTTATGATTTGACAAGATTGTTTATTGGTAGTGAAGGAACACTTGGGTTAGTCACCGAAGCCACGGTAAAGTTGCATGTACGGCCTAAATATGAATTAGTTAGTGTTGCCTGTTTTTCAACTATCAAAGAGGTAGCTGAAATGGCGCTGGATGTGATCGCTCAGGGAGTCCTGCCTAACGCAATGGAAATATTGGATGAAACGATGATCAAATTTGTCAATGAGTCAACATCAAAAAAGCAGTTGGAAAGTCCAACtttattcttcaaattGGGTGGATCCACTAAGGATTCAATTTTAGAACAATcaaaaatgattcaaaataTAGGCTGGAAACACAAGATGTTGGACTTTAAGACTAGTTCAAGTGAAGAGGAAAATGACGAATTGTGGTCGGCCAGAAGAAACGGATTTTGGTCAACTTTTGAATATGGGAAAAAGATTCTACACGATGCCAATGATGTTCAAGGATGGGGTACAGATATAGCTGTGCCTATCTCTCAACTAGCTAAAGTTATCTCTCAGACAAATGATGACTTGATAAGTTCTGGtttcaacaagaaattttcaattatggGACATATTGGAGATGGGAATTGCCATTTTTTGATACTATATAACTCGCCAGATTATTACAAAGTCAAAGTTTTGGTTGATAGAATGGTGAACAGAGCAATTGAGGCTTCTGGTACTTGTAGCGGTGAACATGGTATTGGTGTCGGGAAGAGAAGATATTTGGCAACAGAATTAGGTGAAACAGCAGTTGATCTAGCAAGAACCATTAAATTGAGCCTAGACCCTAATAGGATTTTGAATCCAGATAAGATTTTTATGATTGATCCACAAGATGATTTGGATAACCAGCTCGACGAGGGGAGTCTTCTTAACAATACTAGCTCTGGCTGCAATCATCAGCActga